One window of Podarcis raffonei isolate rPodRaf1 chromosome 15, rPodRaf1.pri, whole genome shotgun sequence genomic DNA carries:
- the SBDS gene encoding ribosome maturation protein SBDS: protein MSIFTPTNQIRLTNVAVVRVKRAGKRFEIACYRNKVMGWRSGTEKDLDEVLQTNTVFVNVSKGQVAKKEELVKAFGTEDQTEICKMILAKGELQVSDKERHTQLEQMFRDIATIVAEKCVNPETKRPYTVILIERAMKDIHYSVKPGKSTKQQALEVIKQLKETMQIERAHMRLRFVLPRKEGKRLKEKLKPLIKVIESEDFDEQLEIVCLVDPGCFREIDELIRCETKGKGTLEVLSLKDVEEGDERLE from the exons ATGTCGATCTTCACACCCACCAACCAGATCCGCCTGACTAATGTGGCCGTGGTGCGCGTCAAGAGGGCAGGGAAGCGCTTTGAGATCGCCTGCTACCGGAATAAGGTCATGGGCTGGCGGAGCGGCAC gGAAAAGGACCTTGATGAAgtcctgcagacaaacaccgtcTTTGTGAATGTCTCCAAGGGCCAAGTGGCAAAGAAGGAAGAGCTGGTCAAAGCCTTTGGCACGGAAGACCAGACAGAAATCTGCAAGATG ATTCTGGCCAAGGGAGAGCTGCAAGTGTCGGATAAAGAGCGGCACACGCAGCTGGAGCAGATGTTTCGTGACATTGCAACCATTGTGGCAGAGAAGTGCGTGAACCCAGAAACAAAGAGGCCGTACACAGTCATCCTCATTGAAAGAGCTATGAAGGATATTCACTACTCAGTCAAACCTGGAAAAAGCACTAAGCAGCAG GCCTTGGAGGTAATCAAGCAGCTGAAGGAGACTATGCAGATTGAGCGGGCGCACATGCGTCTCCGCTTTGTCCTCCCCCGGAAAGAGGGGAAGAGGCTGAAAGAGAAGCTGAAGCCCCTGATCAAAGTAATTGAGAGTGAGGATTTTGACGAGCAGCTGGAAATT GTGTGCCTTGTGGATCCAGGCTGCTTCCGGGAGATTGACGAGTTGATCCGGTGTGAGactaaaggcaaagggacccttGAAGTGCTCAGCCTGAAAGATGTGGAAGAAGGGGATGAGCGCCTGGAGTAG
- the LOC128403118 gene encoding merlin-like, translating to MSITGLKRKQPKTFKVKVITMEIEMEFSCEMKWKGKDLFDQACRALGLRESWFFGLQYSIKGMNTWLKMDKKVLDQEIPKEDPIRFCFLAKFYPEKVEEELLQEITQHLFFLQVKKQILDEEIYCSPEATILLASYAVQAKYGDYDPNLHKPGFLAPEELLPKRVLRQYQMTPDMWEERITAWYAGHRGIARYEAEMNYLKIAQDLEMYGVNYFPIAQKKNCTDFLLGVDAKGIHVYSINNRFSPNKSFEWSSIRNISYSEKELTIKPIDKKAEVFKFFSSQPKVNKQIMQLFIGNHDLFMRRRRVDPIEIQQMKAQAREEKARKKMEHQRLAREKQLREEAERAKEELERRLFEVEDKARQANEALRRSEAAAELLAEKAQIAEEEAKLLAQNAAEAEQERHRLEMAALKTKEEKLLMEHKMREAELIAMKLVKESDRRAKEAEHLKQDLQEARNAEEKARQKLQDVGKLNPPSNAAKGTQPSSADARDACPDKVPIKLDLRDIDLKRLSLEIERERLDYLDKSRKFEDRLKELKSEIHALKVEERHAGFLSHWSEVLGSLGRSSGKMCKTPLWMNPFEVDLLDSLQQPFVPCPLNVTNGSLPRTPAEKPSFETDALAASNVGTGIRKHIKVQQHKTDVIYI from the exons ATGTCCATCACGGGGCTGAAGAGGAAGCAGCCAAAAACGTTTAAGGTGAAAGTTATAACGATGGAAATCGAAATGGAGTTTAGCTGCGAG ATGAAATGGAAGGGGAAGGACCTCTTTGACCAGGCGTGTCGTGCGCTGGGCCTGCGGGAATCCTGGTTCTTTGGCTTGCAGTACTCTATCAAAGGAATGAACACCTGGTTGAAGATGGATAAAAAG GTTCTGGATCAGGAAATTCCCAAGGAAGATCCCATCAGATTTTGTTTTTTAGCAAAATTTTACCCTGAGAAAGTTGAAGAGGAACTTCTGCAGGAGATCACCCAACACCTCTTTTTCCTGCAG GTTAAGAAACAAATACTGGATGAAGAAATCTACTGCTCTCCTGAGGCTACAATTTTGTTAGCGTCCTATGCTGTTCAAGCCAAG TATGGTGACTACGACCCAAACCTGCACAAGCCGGGCTTCCTGGCTCCAGAGGAGCTTTTACCAAAGAGA gTCCTCCGCCAATATCAGATGACACCTGACATGTGGGAAGAGAGGATTACAGCCTGGTACGCTGGGCACCGGGGCATAGCCAG GTATGAAGCTGAGATGAACTATCTTAAAATTGCACAAGACTTGGAGATGTATGGGGTCAATTATTTTCCTATAGCT CAAAAGAAGAATTGTACAGACTTTCTGCTTGGCGTCGATGCCAAAGGGATCCATGTCTACAGCATCAACAACCGCTTCTCTCCAAACAAATCTTTTGAATGGAGCAGCATCAGGAACATTTCCTACAGCGAGAAAGAG ctcacAATAAAGCCCATTGACAAGAAGGCTGAAGTCTTTAAGTTCTTCTCCTCACAGCCAAAAGTCAACAAACAG ATCATGCAGCTGTTCATCGGAAACCACGACTTGTTTATGAGGAGGAGGCGAGTGGACCCCATTGAGATCCAGCAAATGAAAGCGCAAGCTCGGGAGGAGAAAGCAAGGAAGAAG ATGGAGCACCAGCGCCTGGCCAGGGAGAAGCAGCTGCGGGAGGAGGCTGAGCGGGCGAAGGAGGAGTTGGAGCGGCGCCTTTTTGAGGTGGAAGACAAGGCCCGGCAAGCCAATGAGGCTTTG CGCCGTTCGGAGGCAGCGGCAGAGCTTTTAGCCGAGAAGGCCCAGATCGCTGAGGAGGAGGCCAAGCTCCTGGCCCAGAATGCCGCTGAGGCTGAACAGGAGCGTCACCGCCTGGAGATGGCTGCCTTGAAAACCAAGGAAGAGAAGCTTCTGATGGAGCACAAAATGCGGGAGGCAGAACTGATTGCCATGAAGCTGGTAAAAGAATCGGACCGAAG GGCTaaggaagctgaacatctgaaacAGGACCTGCAGGAAGCCAGAAATGCAGAGGAAAAAGCCAGGCAGAAACTCCAGGATGTTGGCAAGCTCAATCCTCCTTCT AATGCTGCCAAGGGCACCCAGCCCTCCTCCGCTGATGCCAGGGATGCCTGCCCTGACAAAGTACCCATAAAACTGGATTTAAGGGACATTGACTTGAAGAGGCTTTCCTTGGAGATAGAGCGAGAGAG ATTAGATTACCTGGATAAGAGCAGGAAGTTTGAGGATCGGCTGAAAGAACTCAAGTCCGAAATCCACGCCCTGAAAGTCGAAGAGAGACACGCAGGCTTCCTCTCGCACTGGAGCGAAGTCCTTGGGTCGCTGGGCCGTTCCTCGGGGAAGATGTGCAAG ACTCCTTTGTGGATGAACCCCTTTGAAGTGGACTTGTTGGACAGCCTGCAGCAGCCTTTTGTGCCATGCCCGCTCAACGTGACCAACGGCTCTCTGCCCAGAACGCCAGCAGAAAAACCCTCTTTTGAGACAGATGCCCTGGCTGCCAGTAATGTGGGCACAGGAATAAGGAAGCACATTAAG GtacaacaacacaaaacagacGTGATCTATATCTGA